Proteins encoded by one window of Syntrophales bacterium:
- a CDS encoding insulinase family protein, with product MGRISRTVLDNGTKVISEEINHVRSVSFGIWVTCGSRHEDESQHGIAHFVEHMLFKGTKKRTALDIASTIDSVGGVMNAFTSKEFTALYIKVPDYHLHLAVDLLGDIFRNSLFDEKEVEKEKSVILQEIKMLEDSPDDYVHELLEMNFWNGHSLGRPVLGTNKSVEQLNQTLLRVFFETRYGGKNVVISAAGKVNHHQLVDIAGPIFGDKDFVGETVESSRPHASPQIAVIEKDLEQVHLMVGTLAPSLVSEKRFAGFILNAVLGGGMSSRLFQEIREKRGLAYAVHSYLVPYTDTGILGIYVGSGRKEVAMILDLIMEELTKLTEECITEKELESAKELVKGNFILSMESTDNRMTRLAKNEICFGRDIPMEEVLERIDALSGEDIRALAREIMNPSNIGVAAIGPISEKDIVLHMYKV from the coding sequence TTTCTGAGGAGATTAACCACGTAAGATCTGTCTCCTTTGGGATTTGGGTTACCTGTGGCTCGCGCCATGAAGATGAGTCGCAGCATGGTATTGCTCATTTTGTCGAGCATATGCTCTTTAAGGGAACGAAAAAAAGAACGGCATTAGACATCGCCTCAACTATTGATTCAGTGGGCGGTGTGATGAATGCCTTTACCAGTAAGGAATTCACAGCCCTTTACATAAAAGTTCCTGATTATCATTTGCATCTCGCTGTTGATCTTCTGGGTGATATTTTCAGAAATTCCCTTTTTGATGAGAAAGAGGTTGAGAAGGAAAAATCCGTGATTCTTCAAGAAATCAAGATGCTTGAAGACTCTCCAGACGACTATGTTCATGAACTTCTGGAGATGAACTTCTGGAATGGTCACAGTTTAGGCCGTCCAGTTTTAGGTACAAATAAAAGTGTGGAACAATTGAATCAAACGCTACTTAGAGTTTTTTTTGAAACCCGTTATGGGGGTAAAAATGTGGTTATTTCTGCAGCGGGAAAGGTGAATCACCATCAGCTTGTCGATATTGCTGGCCCTATTTTTGGAGATAAAGATTTTGTTGGAGAAACTGTTGAAAGTTCAAGACCTCATGCATCACCTCAAATAGCTGTCATTGAGAAGGATCTTGAGCAGGTTCATCTTATGGTGGGAACTCTGGCGCCGTCACTGGTGAGTGAGAAACGGTTCGCTGGATTTATACTGAATGCTGTCCTTGGTGGTGGCATGAGTTCCCGACTATTTCAAGAGATAAGGGAAAAAAGAGGGTTGGCATATGCTGTCCATTCCTATCTTGTACCTTACACGGATACTGGAATTCTAGGCATTTATGTGGGGTCAGGTAGGAAAGAGGTAGCGATGATTCTCGATTTAATTATGGAGGAACTTACAAAATTAACTGAAGAGTGCATTACGGAGAAGGAACTTGAGAGTGCCAAAGAGCTTGTAAAGGGAAATTTCATTCTGAGTATGGAGAGCACAGACAACCGGATGACACGTTTGGCAAAGAATGAGATATGTTTTGGCAGAGACATCCCTATGGAGGAAGTGCTCGAGCGGATAGACGCACTGAGCGGGGAGGATATTCGGGCTTTAGCAAGAGAGATAATGAATCCAAGCAATATAGGGGTTGCAGCTATAGGTCCTATTTCTGAAAAGGATATTGTTCTTCATATGTATAAGGTTTGA